In a genomic window of Meriones unguiculatus strain TT.TT164.6M chromosome 8, Bangor_MerUng_6.1, whole genome shotgun sequence:
- the LOC132655966 gene encoding histo-blood group ABO system transferase 1-like yields MAAVWNGFLESAGSRRTDQPEIVERRPNCYSTHLGIVPLLVLVLVFFSYGYLSHRSQELRDPGAVTSVAVRELDVREIVTLSRMTYPHTKALIPSRKDVLVLTPWLAPIIWEGTFNIDILNEQFRLQNTTIGLTVFAIKKYVVFLKLFLETAEQHFMVGHKVTYYVFTDRPGDVPQVHLGTGRHLVVLTVRNYSRWQDVSMHRMEMISHFSERRFLHEVDYLVCADVDMKFRDHVGVEILSALFGTLHLGFYNSSRQAFTYERRPKSQAYIPWDEGDFYYMGAFFGGSVVEVHHLTKACHEAMVEDKANGIEAVWHDESHLNKYLLYHKPTKVLSPEYMWDQQMLGWPSIMKKLRYVAVPKNHQAIRN; encoded by the exons ATGGCTGCTGTGTGGAATGGCTTCTTAGAAAGTGCTGGCTCCAGGAGAACTGACCAACCAGAGATTGTGGAAA GAAGACCAAATTGCTACTCGACTCACCTTGGAATCGTTCCCCTCCTAGTGCTTGTCTTAGTCTTCTTTAG CTATGGGTACCTGAGCCACAGAAGCCAGGAACTGAGAGACCCAGGAGCAGTGACTAG TGTGGCTGTTAGAGAGCTGGATGTCCGGGAAATTGTAACCCTGTCAAG GATGACCTATCCCCACACAAAGGCGCTAATACCCAG TAGGAAAGACGTTCTCGTCCTGACTCCTTGGCTGGCTCCCATCATCTGGGAGGGAACCTTCAATATCGACATACTGAATGAGCAGTTCAGGCTTCAGAATACCACGATTGGACTGACTGTGTTTGCCATCAAAAA GTATGTGGTATTCCTGAAGCTGTTCCTGGAGACGGCAGAGCAGCACTTCATGGTGGGACACAAGGTCACCTACTATGTCTTCACTGACCGGCCAGGTGATGTTCCACAGGTGCACCTGGGGACAGGACGGCATCTGGTTGTGCTAACTGTGCGCAATTACAGCCGCTGGCAGGACGTGTCCATGCATCGGATGGAGATGATCAGCCACTTCTCAGAGCGGCGCTTTCTGCATGAGGTGGATTACCTGGTCTGTGCAGATGTGGACATGAAGTTCCGTGACCACGTGGGCGTGGAGATTCTCTCAGCACTCTTCGGCACCCTGCATCTTGGCTTCTACAATAGCAGCCGGCAGGCTTTTACCTATGAGCGCCGGCCAAAGTCCCAGGCCTACATCCCCTGGGATGAGGGAGACTTTTACTACATGGGGGCCTTTTTTGGGGGGTCAGTGGTGGAGGTGCACCATCTCACCAAGGCCTGTCATGAGGCTATGGTGGAGGACAAGGCCAATGGCATTGAGGCTGTGTGGCATGATGAGAGCCATTTGAATAAGTACCTGCTTTACCATAAGCCTACAAAAGTGCTGTCCCCAGAGTACATGTGGGACCAGCAGATGTTGGGCTGGCCATCCATCATGAAGAAGCTGAGATATGTAGCTGTGCCCAAGAACCATCAGGCAATCAGGAACTGA